A stretch of bacterium DNA encodes these proteins:
- the bcp gene encoding thioredoxin-dependent thiol peroxidase, with product MAKVNLTVGDESPLFCLPDKDDKEVCLKDFKGRWVVLYFYPKDQTPGCTKEACEFTERLDDFEQMDAAVLGVSTDSTESHRKFAAKNKLSIVLLSDTKHEAIAAYGVWQPKKFMGKEFMGTVRSTFLIDPTGKIAHVWPSVKPWGHANEVRQKLGELTGQKPQSSATLPPPSL from the coding sequence ATGGCCAAGGTCAATCTGACGGTCGGTGACGAGTCGCCTTTGTTCTGTTTGCCTGACAAAGACGACAAGGAAGTCTGCCTGAAGGACTTCAAAGGTCGCTGGGTCGTACTTTACTTCTACCCGAAAGACCAGACGCCCGGGTGCACCAAGGAGGCCTGCGAGTTCACGGAGCGGCTTGATGACTTCGAGCAGATGGATGCGGCCGTGCTTGGTGTCAGCACCGACTCGACCGAAAGTCACCGCAAGTTCGCGGCGAAGAACAAGCTCTCAATCGTCCTGCTGAGTGACACCAAGCACGAGGCAATTGCCGCATACGGCGTGTGGCAGCCCAAGAAGTTTATGGGTAAGGAGTTCATGGGCACGGTCCGTTCGACTTTCCTTATCGACCCAACCGGGAAGATCGCCCACGTCTGGCCTTCGGTTAAGCCCTGGGGGCACGCGAACGAGGTCAGGCAGAAACTCGGAGAGCTGACTGGCCAGAAGCCACAGTCGTCGGCGACTCTGCCTCCACCCAGTCTGTAG